Below is a genomic region from Bacillus mycoides.
GTAGAAGCGATGGCATCTAAGCAAGTAGATGTAGGCTTTTTACCTCCAACAGCGTATGTGTTAGCGCATGAGAAAAAGGCTGCAAACGTAATTTTACAGGCGCAACGTTTTGGGGTAGATGATGAAACTGGAGCTCCCACAAAGGATTTAGTAGATGTTTATAAATCAGAGTTTGTTGTTAAGAAAGATTCTAATATTAATAGTGTAAAAGATTTAAAAGGTAAAAAAATTGGCTATCAAGATGTAACATCATCAGCGGGTTATGTATGGCCTGCGGCTGTATTGTTAAAAGAGGGAATCGATCCGTTGAAAGATGTGAAACCTGTTACATTAAAAGGTCATGATCAGTCACTTATTGCTCTTTTAAATGGTGATGTAGATGCAGCTGTTGTATTCCAAGATGCTCGTAATATTGTAAAAAAAGATTATCCGAATATATTCGATCAAACGAAAATAGTAAAATTTACGGAGAAAATTCCAAACGATACGATTTCTGTACGTTCTGATTTAGATGCAGAGTGGAGCAAGAAATTACAGGATGCTTTCATTGAAATAGGAAAGAATGAGGAAGGGCACAAAATCATTAAAGAAGTATACTCACATGAAGGATACGTTAAATCTGATGATAGTAAATTTGATATCGTTCGTGAATATGGAAAGAAAGTGAAAACGCAATAATACATATGGAAATGGCGACTAACTGGAAAGTGTGTGATTTCAGTTAGTTTGC
It encodes:
- a CDS encoding phosphate/phosphite/phosphonate ABC transporter substrate-binding protein, whose protein sequence is MLKKVFAMSTTVVLAAGLLSGCGTKESSASKNEDTKKGYVPKTLNVQFVPSQNADTLEAKAKPLEKLLSDKLNIPVKVSISTNYNTIVEAMASKQVDVGFLPPTAYVLAHEKKAANVILQAQRFGVDDETGAPTKDLVDVYKSEFVVKKDSNINSVKDLKGKKIGYQDVTSSAGYVWPAAVLLKEGIDPLKDVKPVTLKGHDQSLIALLNGDVDAAVVFQDARNIVKKDYPNIFDQTKIVKFTEKIPNDTISVRSDLDAEWSKKLQDAFIEIGKNEEGHKIIKEVYSHEGYVKSDDSKFDIVREYGKKVKTQ